A genomic stretch from Budorcas taxicolor isolate Tak-1 chromosome 15, Takin1.1, whole genome shotgun sequence includes:
- the LOC128060534 gene encoding folate receptor alpha-like, which produces MAWKITPLLCLLVCVAAVGAARPRTQLLNVCMNARYHKEKPGPEDKLHGQCSPWENNACCFVNTSIEAHKDISSLYRFDWDHCGKMEPACKRHFIQDICLYECSPNLGPWIQEVNQSWRKERILNVPLCKEDCESWWEDCRTSYTCKSNWHRGWDWTSGYNQCPVKVACHRFDFYFPTPAALCNEIWSHSYRASNYSRGSGRCIQMWFDPVLGNPNEEVARFYAESMNGAGLHEAWPLRFGLLLLLLWLLS; this is translated from the exons ATGGCCTGGAAGATCACACCACTGCTGTGCCTTCTGGTGTGTGTGGCTGCTGTAGGGGCAGCCCGGCCCAGGACTCAGCTTCTCAATGTCTGCATGAATGCCAGGTACCATAAGGAAAAACCAGGTCCCGAAGACAAGTTACACGGACAG TGCAGCCCTTGGGAAAACAATGCCTGCTGCTTTGTCAACACCAGCATCGAAGCCCATAAGGATATTTCCAGCCTGTACAGATTCGACTGGGACCACTGCGGCAAGATGGAGCCTGCATGCAAGCGCCACTTTATTCAGGACATCTGTCTCTATGAGTGCTCACCTAACCTGGGGCCCTGGATCCAGGAG GTGAATCAGAGCTGGCGCAAAGAACGGATTCTGAATGTGCCCCTCTGCAAAGAGGACTGTGAGAGCTGGTGGGAAGACTGCCGCACCTCCTACACCTGCAAGAGCAACTGGCACAGGGGCTGGGACTGGACCTCAG GGTACAACCAGTGCCCAGTGAAAGTTGCCTGCCATCGCTTCGACTTCTACTTCCCCACGCCTGCTGCTCTGTGCAATGAAATCTGGAGTCACTCCTACAGGGCCAGCAACTACAGCCGGGGCAGCGGCCGCTGCATTCAGATGTGGTTCGACCCTGTCCTGGGCAACCCCAACGAGGAGGTGGCGAGATTCTATGCTGAGAGCATGAATGGGGCTGGGCTCCATGAGGCCTGGCCTCTGCGTTTCGGCCTGCTCCTATTGTTGCTCTGGCTGCTCAGCTGA